A region of the Streptomyces durocortorensis genome:
GCGACGGCACTGCCCGCTGGGGGCCAGGGTGATCACCATGCACTTCACCCCTGCCGAACCCTCCCCTGCTCTGCCGTCCCGCCGTTCGGTGATCGCCGGGACCGCCGCCGGCGCCGCTGCCCTCACCGCGGCCGCGGTGAGCGCCGCACCGGCCCGTGCGGCCGCGGCGGCCCCCGCGCCCGCACCCGTCTCGGACTGGGACGCCTGTCTGGCCGTTGCCCGCGCCATCCTCGTGTACGACGACAACGACGAGCCGCTGGTGCCCGGTTACCGCGATGTCCTGCTCGGCTCGGGCCTGCCGCGTACCGCCAAGGACCGCAAGAGGGTCCTCGTCGTCGGAGCGGGGCCGGCCGGACTGACCGCCGCGCACCTGCTGCGCCGGGCCGGGCACACGGTCACCGTGATCGAGGCCAACGGCAACCGGGTCGGCGGCCGGATCAAGACCTTCCGCAAGGGCGGCCACGAGAACGCCGAGGCTGCCTTCGCCGACCCGAAGCAGTACGCCGAGGCCGGCGCCATGCGCATCCCGGACAGCCATCCGCTGGTCACGGAGCTGATCGACAGCTTCGGCCTGAAGCGCCGCCGCTTCCACCTGGTCGATGTGGACGCCGACGGCAAGCCCGCGGGCCGCACCTGGATCCACGTCAACGGCGTCCGGGTCCGCCGCGCCGACTACGCGCAGAAGCCGCAGGCGGTCAACCGGTCCTTCGGTGTACCGGCGGAGTTCGAGGACAAGCCCGCCTCACAGATCGTCCGGGAGGCCCTCGCCCCCGCACGCGCGAAGATCACGGGCAAGGAGGGCTCCGAGCTGGTCAAGGGCTGGGCGGAGGTGATCCGGGACTACGGGCACTGGTCGATGTTCCGCTTCCTGACCGAGGAGGCCGGGCTCGACGAACGTACCGTCGACCTCATCGGCACGGTCGAGAACATGACCTCACGGCTCCATCTCGCCTTTGTGCACAGCTTCATCGGGGCCTCGCTGATCAGCCCCGACACCGCGTTCTTCGAGCTGCCCGACGGTACGGCCACCCTGGTGGACGCGATGTACGAGCGGGTCGAGGACCTGGTGCGGCTGGACCGCCGGGCCACCCGGATCAGCCACGGGCCGGACGGGGTCAGCATCGAGACCGTCTCCGAGGGGCGCGGCGCCCCGGTGGTGCGGGAGACGTTCACCGGGGACCGGGCCATCGTCACGGTCCCCTTCTCGGGGCTGCGCCACATCCCGGTCCAGCCCGCCATGTCGTACGGCAAGCGCCGGGCGGTCACCGAGATCCACTACGACGCGGCGACCAAGGTGCTGCTCGAATTCGGCCTGCGCTGGTGGGAGTTGTCCGAGGAGGAGTGGAAGGAGCAGCTCGACGCCGTACGCCCCGGGCTCTACGACGACTACCGGCTCGGCCGCGCCCCGGCGGACGGTTCGCTGCTCGGCTCGCACCCCTCCGTCCCGGACGGGCACATCCCGGCCGACCAGCGTGTGCACTACGCGGCCTGCCGGGCGACGGCCCGGGACCAGCCGGAGGCCGCCCGGGTCATCGGCGGCGGTTCGGTGACCGACAACGCCAACCGCTTCATGTTCCAGCCCTCCTACCCGGTCGAGGGCAGCACGGGCGGTGTCGTGCTCGCCTCGTACAGCTGGGCCGACGACGCGCTGAAGTGGGACTCCCTGGACGACGACGAGCGCTACCCGCGGGCTCTGGGCGGGATGCAGGACGTGTACGGGCAGCGCATCGAGGTCTTCTACACGGGTGTCGGGCGTACCCAGTCCTGGATGCGTGACCCGTACGCGTACGGCGAGGCGTCCGTCCTCCTGCCCGGTCAGCACACCGAGCTGTTCCCCGATGTCCGCACGGTCGAGGGGCCGTTGCACTTCGGGGGCTGCCACACCTCGATCAAGCCCGCCTGGATCGAGGGGGCGCTGGAGTCGGCGGTCCGTACCGCGCTGGAGGTCCACAGCGCCTGAGCGCGGGCCCGGACCCGCCCGGACCCGCCCGCTCACGCACGTTGCGGCGTCTCGGCGGGTCAGTGGGCGGGAGCCGGCTCCGTCGCCGGGTCGACCAGGTCGCGGACGAGGAGGGTGGCCCCGGCGACGGCCCCCGGCATGAGGAACACCGCGACGAACGGGACCAGGAACGAGAGGGTGAGCGGGACCCCGAAGCCCAGGACCAGCAGCCGGCGGGTGCGCAGCAGCCCGAGCCGCTCCTTCAGGGCGAACCCCCGGCGCTGGAGGGCCACTCCGGTCAGCTCCTGGGCCAGGAAGTATCCGGAGACGCAGAAGCCGATCGCGGGCACGACGGTCTGCCCGACGACCGGGATGAAACCGCAGGCGAAGAGGGCGATCCCGTACAGGGCGACGCGCAGCAGGATGCGGACGGAGTCACGGGCGGAGACCAACAGCTCGCGCCAGAGCGGCAGCTCGGACTCTGGGACCTCGCCGCCCTCGCTGCGGTCGACCTCCTCGGACAGCGAGTCGTAGAAGGGCTGGCCGAGCAGGAGCGTGACGGCGGTGAACGTGATCACCGCGAGGAACAGGCCGAGGACGAAGACGAGCGCGGTCAGCCCGGTGCGCAGCAGTCCCTGCCAGGGCGAGGACCAGGCGTCGGCGAACGGGGTGGCCCAGGCGACGAAGTCGTCGGCGCCGTGACCGAGTCCGATGAGGGCCCCGGCGTAGATGACCAGGGTGATGAGTCCGGGCAACAGGCCGAATCCGAGCCAGCGCCCGTTCTGAACAGCCCAGCGCTGCCCCTTCATCAGATAACCGAAACCCGCCCCCAGATCACTCATGGGTGTCAGCGTACTGGCGTGCGGGAACGGGACGAGGACCGCACTCCGGGACGGAGCGCGGTCCTCGTGCGAAGCTCCTGCCGGTCAGGCGACCGCGAGCCCGACCTCGATGTTTCCGCGGGTGGCGGACGAGTAGGGGCAGACCTGGTGGGCCTTCTCCACGAGCGCCTGGGCGGTGGCCCGGTCGACGTTCGGTATGGCGGCGGTGATCGCGACCTCCAGGCCGAAGCCGCCCGCCTCGTTCTTGCCGATGCCGACCGAGGCGGTCACCGTCGAGCCGGAGATGTCGGCGTTCTCCTGGCGGGCGACGACGCCCAGCGCTCCCTGGAAGCAGGCGCTGTAACCGGCCGCAAAGAGCTGTTCCGGGTTGGTGCCCGCGCCGCTGCCGCCGAGGGCCTTCGGCGGGTTGACGACGACGTCGAGCTGACCGTCGTCCGAGGAGACGCGGCCGTCGCGGCCGTTCTCGGCGGTGGCGACGGCGGTGTAGGCGACGTCGATCTTCTGGATGGCCATGATGTGAGGATTCCTCCGGTTGGTGCGCCGCGACTCGCGCCCACGATCGCGACGGCCTGGGGATGAGCCTAACGGGTGACATCCCCGGGCCGGGCGCGGGCCGGATCGCACCGGACGTGGGCCGGACCGCACGGGGCGTGGATCGGGCCGCACCGGACGTAGGCCGGACCGGACCGCAACGGCCGTGAGCCGGACCGTACCGGCGTGGGTCAGGCGAGCGAGACGATCATCTTGCCGGTGTTCTCGCCGCGCAGCAGGCCGACGAAGGCGTCGTAGCCGTTCTCGATGCCCTCGACCGTCGTCTCGCGGTACTTCAGCTCGCCCGAGGCCAGCCAGCCCGCGACCTCCTGGACGAACCGCCCCTGGAGGTCGGCGTGGTCGCTGACGAGCAGGCCCTGGATGCGCAGTCGCTTGCCGATGATCAGCGCCATGTTGCGCGGGCCGGGGGTCGGCTCGGTGGCGTTGTACTGGGCGATCATGCCGCAGATGGCGGCGCGGCCGTGCACGTTGAGCGCGCCGATCGCGGCTTCGAGGTGGTCGCCGCCGACGTTGTCGAAGTAGACGTCGATGCCGTCGGGGGCGGCTTCCGCGAGCTGGTCGCGGACGGGCCCGTTCTTGTAGTTGAACGCGGCGTCGAAGCCGTACTCCTCCACGAGGAGCTTGACCTTCTCGTCGGAGCCCGCCGAGCCGATGACCCGGGAGGCGCCCTTGATCTTCGCGAGCTGGCCGACCTGGCTGCCGACGGCCCCGGCGGCGCCGGAGACGAAGACCGCGTCGCCCTCCTTGAAGGAGGCCACCTCGAACAGGCCCGCGTAGGCGGTGAGTCCGGGCAT
Encoded here:
- a CDS encoding flavin monoamine oxidase family protein, producing the protein MHFTPAEPSPALPSRRSVIAGTAAGAAALTAAAVSAAPARAAAAAPAPAPVSDWDACLAVARAILVYDDNDEPLVPGYRDVLLGSGLPRTAKDRKRVLVVGAGPAGLTAAHLLRRAGHTVTVIEANGNRVGGRIKTFRKGGHENAEAAFADPKQYAEAGAMRIPDSHPLVTELIDSFGLKRRRFHLVDVDADGKPAGRTWIHVNGVRVRRADYAQKPQAVNRSFGVPAEFEDKPASQIVREALAPARAKITGKEGSELVKGWAEVIRDYGHWSMFRFLTEEAGLDERTVDLIGTVENMTSRLHLAFVHSFIGASLISPDTAFFELPDGTATLVDAMYERVEDLVRLDRRATRISHGPDGVSIETVSEGRGAPVVRETFTGDRAIVTVPFSGLRHIPVQPAMSYGKRRAVTEIHYDAATKVLLEFGLRWWELSEEEWKEQLDAVRPGLYDDYRLGRAPADGSLLGSHPSVPDGHIPADQRVHYAACRATARDQPEAARVIGGGSVTDNANRFMFQPSYPVEGSTGGVVLASYSWADDALKWDSLDDDERYPRALGGMQDVYGQRIEVFYTGVGRTQSWMRDPYAYGEASVLLPGQHTELFPDVRTVEGPLHFGGCHTSIKPAWIEGALESAVRTALEVHSA
- a CDS encoding EI24 domain-containing protein translates to MSDLGAGFGYLMKGQRWAVQNGRWLGFGLLPGLITLVIYAGALIGLGHGADDFVAWATPFADAWSSPWQGLLRTGLTALVFVLGLFLAVITFTAVTLLLGQPFYDSLSEEVDRSEGGEVPESELPLWRELLVSARDSVRILLRVALYGIALFACGFIPVVGQTVVPAIGFCVSGYFLAQELTGVALQRRGFALKERLGLLRTRRLLVLGFGVPLTLSFLVPFVAVFLMPGAVAGATLLVRDLVDPATEPAPAH
- a CDS encoding organic hydroperoxide resistance protein → MAIQKIDVAYTAVATAENGRDGRVSSDDGQLDVVVNPPKALGGSGAGTNPEQLFAAGYSACFQGALGVVARQENADISGSTVTASVGIGKNEAGGFGLEVAITAAIPNVDRATAQALVEKAHQVCPYSSATRGNIEVGLAVA
- a CDS encoding NADP-dependent oxidoreductase — translated: MSAALPTTSREWHLVARPHGWPKAEDFALREAAVAAPAEGRILVRNKHFSVDPYMRGRMNDVKSYTPPFKLDHPMDGGAVGEVIASNAEGFAVGDHVLHGLGWREIADLPAKHAVKVDAGLAPLSAYLGVLGMPGLTAYAGLFEVASFKEGDAVFVSGAAGAVGSQVGQLAKIKGASRVIGSAGSDEKVKLLVEEYGFDAAFNYKNGPVRDQLAEAAPDGIDVYFDNVGGDHLEAAIGALNVHGRAAICGMIAQYNATEPTPGPRNMALIIGKRLRIQGLLVSDHADLQGRFVQEVAGWLASGELKYRETTVEGIENGYDAFVGLLRGENTGKMIVSLA